From a single Phragmites australis chromosome 7, lpPhrAust1.1, whole genome shotgun sequence genomic region:
- the LOC133924126 gene encoding trihelix transcription factor ASR3-like isoform X1, which yields MSNAGGGTGRGPRLPRWTRQEILVLIEGKRVVERSGRGRGRGGGSEGGAAAEPTKWAAVAEYCRRHGVDRGPVQCRKRWSNLAGDYKKIKEWERSCGSVPGKEMSFWAMRNNARRERRLPGFFDREVYDILEGRGAGCRGTSGNGAAARLDLEHVEGKEKEKTVIDSGRGAAAGECGLFSSSEEGDDDEDEAATPGPTPTLPPAPAPAPAPAVVAVPISEKKTEVPRQESSEQAGTSKGKQPKQTTEDSPVQGGQKRQRSSDDTSGGTTADLQGQLIEILDRSSHMVAAQLEAQNINSQLDREQRKDQVSSLLGVLGKVADALYRIADKL from the exons ATGTCTAACGCTGGCGGCGGGACCGGGCGCGGGCCGCGGCTGCCGCGGTGGACGCGGCAGGAGATACTGGTGCTCATCGAGGGGAAGCGGGTGGTGGAGAGGAGCGGGCGCGGGCGGGGCAGGGGAGGAGGAAGCgaaggcggcgcggcggcggagccgaCCAAgtgggcggcggtggcggagtaCTGCCGGAGGCACGGCGTGGACCGCGGGCCCGTGCAGTGCCGGAAGCGGTGGAGCAACCTCGCCGGAGACTACAAGAAGATCAAGGAGTGGGAGCGCAGCTGCGGCTCAGTGCCAGGGAAAGAGATGTCGTTCTGGGCCATGCGCAACAACGCGCGCCGGGAGAGGCGGCTCCCGGGGTTCTTCGACCGGGAGGTGTACGACATACTCGAGGGGCGCGGCGCCGGCTGCCGTGGCACCAGCGGTAATGGGGCGGCGGCGCGCCTGGACTTGGAGCACGTGGAGggaaaggagaaggagaagacgGTGATCGACAGTGgccgcggggccgcggccggcgagtgcggGCTGTTCTCGTCGTCTGAGGAGGGGGATGACGACGAAGACGAAGCGGCCACGCCAGGTCCGACGCCGACGCTGccgccggctccggctccggctccggctcctgcTGTGGTGGCTGTGCCCATCTCCG agaagaagACTGAAGTGCCCAGGCAGGAGAGCTCTGAGCAAG CAGGCACATCGAAAGGCAAGCAGCCAAAGCAAACTACGGAGGACTCACCAGTGCAGGGTGGACAGAAGAGACAACGCAGCAGTGACGACACTTCTGGAGGAACCACTGCTGACCTGCAGGGCCAGTTAATCGAGATCCTAGACAGGAGCAGCCATATGGTGGCGGCACAGCTGGAGGCGCAGAACATCAACAGCCAACTGGACAGGGAGCAGAGGAAGGACCAAGTGAGCAGCTTGCTTGGTGTGCTTGGCAAGGTGGCTGATGCCCTCTACAGAATAGCTGATAAGCTGTAG
- the LOC133924126 gene encoding trihelix transcription factor ASR3-like isoform X2: MSNAGGGTGRGPRLPRWTRQEILVLIEGKRVVERSGRGRGRGGGSEGGAAAEPTKWAAVAEYCRRHGVDRGPVQCRKRWSNLAGDYKKIKEWERSCGSVPGKEMSFWAMRNNARRERRLPGFFDREVYDILEGRGAGCRGTSGNGAAARLDLEHVEGKEKEKTVIDSGRGAAAGECGLFSSSEEGDDDEDEAATPGPTPTLPPAPAPAPAPAVVAVPISEKKTEVPRQESSEQGTSKGKQPKQTTEDSPVQGGQKRQRSSDDTSGGTTADLQGQLIEILDRSSHMVAAQLEAQNINSQLDREQRKDQVSSLLGVLGKVADALYRIADKL, from the exons ATGTCTAACGCTGGCGGCGGGACCGGGCGCGGGCCGCGGCTGCCGCGGTGGACGCGGCAGGAGATACTGGTGCTCATCGAGGGGAAGCGGGTGGTGGAGAGGAGCGGGCGCGGGCGGGGCAGGGGAGGAGGAAGCgaaggcggcgcggcggcggagccgaCCAAgtgggcggcggtggcggagtaCTGCCGGAGGCACGGCGTGGACCGCGGGCCCGTGCAGTGCCGGAAGCGGTGGAGCAACCTCGCCGGAGACTACAAGAAGATCAAGGAGTGGGAGCGCAGCTGCGGCTCAGTGCCAGGGAAAGAGATGTCGTTCTGGGCCATGCGCAACAACGCGCGCCGGGAGAGGCGGCTCCCGGGGTTCTTCGACCGGGAGGTGTACGACATACTCGAGGGGCGCGGCGCCGGCTGCCGTGGCACCAGCGGTAATGGGGCGGCGGCGCGCCTGGACTTGGAGCACGTGGAGggaaaggagaaggagaagacgGTGATCGACAGTGgccgcggggccgcggccggcgagtgcggGCTGTTCTCGTCGTCTGAGGAGGGGGATGACGACGAAGACGAAGCGGCCACGCCAGGTCCGACGCCGACGCTGccgccggctccggctccggctccggctcctgcTGTGGTGGCTGTGCCCATCTCCG agaagaagACTGAAGTGCCCAGGCAGGAGAGCTCTGAGCAAG GCACATCGAAAGGCAAGCAGCCAAAGCAAACTACGGAGGACTCACCAGTGCAGGGTGGACAGAAGAGACAACGCAGCAGTGACGACACTTCTGGAGGAACCACTGCTGACCTGCAGGGCCAGTTAATCGAGATCCTAGACAGGAGCAGCCATATGGTGGCGGCACAGCTGGAGGCGCAGAACATCAACAGCCAACTGGACAGGGAGCAGAGGAAGGACCAAGTGAGCAGCTTGCTTGGTGTGCTTGGCAAGGTGGCTGATGCCCTCTACAGAATAGCTGATAAGCTGTAG